In one Cyclopterus lumpus isolate fCycLum1 chromosome 22, fCycLum1.pri, whole genome shotgun sequence genomic region, the following are encoded:
- the rps6ka1 gene encoding ribosomal protein S6 kinase alpha-1 isoform X6 yields MWRLIFRTKTRRTREEDGDIKEINITHVVKEGSEKADASQFELLKVLGQGSFGKVFLVRKVTDPDANQLYAMKVLKKATLKVRDRVRTKMERDILADVNHPFVVKLHYAFQTEGKLYLILDFLRGGDLFTRLSKEVMFTEEDVKFYLAELALGLDHLHSLGIIYRDLKPENILLDEEGHIKLTDFGLCKEAIDHEKKAYSFCGTVEYMAPEVVNRQGHDHSADWWSFGVLMFEMLTGSLPFQGKDRKETMSLILKARLGMPQFLSAEAQSLLRALFKRNPSNRLGSCADGAEEIKRHGFFSTIDWNKLFRRELKPPFKPAVARPDDTFYFDSEFTSRTPKDSPGVPPSAGAHQLFRGFSFIASTLLEEEGSVESVKPPPHPVVQQLHGKNLLFSDGYILKEDIGMGSFSVCKRCIHKATDTEYAVKMIDKTSTDPSEEIEILLRYGQHPNIITLKDVYDNGKQVFMVTELMRGGELLDRILKQKFFSEREASAVLHTITKTAEYLHSQGVVHRDLKPSNILYVDESGNPESIRICDFGFAKQLRANNGLLMTPCYTANFVAPEVLKRQGYDEGCDIWSLGVLLYTMLAGFTPFANGPEDTPNEILNRIGNGHFSLTGANWDTVSEAAKDLVSKMLHVDPHQRLTAKQVLKHPWIAQRDKLPNSQLPHQDPKLVKGAMAATYSALKNSQPTPELKPIESSFLAQRRVKKLPSTSL; encoded by the exons ATGTGGAGGCTCATATTCCGTACCAAAACCCGTCGCACACGAGAG GAAGATGGAGACATCAAGGAGATCAACATTACCCATGTGGTCAAGGAGGGCTCAGAGAAGGCCGATGCCTCTCAGTTTGAACTGCTCAAAGTGTTGGGACAAGGATCCTTTGGCAAG GTGTTCCTGGTGCGAAAGGTGACCGACCCCGATGCCAATCAGCTCTATGCCATGAAGGTCCTCAAGAAGGCCACGCTCAAAG TGAGAGACCGTGTGAGAAccaagatggagagagacatcCTCGCAGATGTCAACCACCCATTTGTTGTCAAACTGCACTATG CATTTCAGACTGAAGGGAAGTTGTACTTGATCCTTGACTTTCTCAGAGGAGGAGATCTCTTCACCAGACTCTCCAAAGAG gtGATGTTCACAGAGGAGGATGTCAAGTTTTATCTAGCAGAGCTGGCATTAGGGCTGGACCACCTCCACAGCCTGGGCATCATTTACAGGGACCTCAAACCTGAAAA catTCTCCTGGATGAGGAGGGACATATCAAACTAACAG ATTTTGGCTTGTGTAAAGAAGCCATTGATCATGAGAAGAAAGCCTATTCCTTCTGTGGTACTGTGGAGTACATGGCACCAGAGGTTGTGAACAGGCAGGGACACGACCACAGCGCCGACTGGTGGTCATTTGGAGTACTAATG TTTGAGATGCTGACCGGATCGTTGCCATTTCAAGGGAAGGACCGCAAAGAAACTATGAGCCTGATTCTGAA GGCACGTCTGGGAATGCCTCAGTTCCTGAGTGCAGAGGCTCAGTCTCTGCTCAGGGCTTTGTTCAAGAGGAACCCTTCCAACAGACTGG GATCTTGTGCTGATGGTGCTGAGGAGATCAAACGGCATGGTTTCTTCTCCACCATAGACTGGAAT AAACTCTTCAGAAGAGAATTAAAACCTCCATTCAAACCGGCGGTGGCGCGTCCGGACGACACCTTCTACTTTGACTCCGAGTTCACCTCCCGCACCCCAAAAG ACTCCCCTGGTGTGCCCCCCAGTGCCGGAGCTCACCAGCTCTTCAGAGGCTTCAGCTTCATTGCATCGACTCTGTTGGAGGAGGAAGGTTCAGTGGAATCAGTCAAGCCCCCGCCGCACCCAGTGGTCCAG caaTTACACGGGAAGAATTTGCTGTTCAGCGACGGCTACATATTGAAGGAAGACATCGGCATGggctccttctctgtctgtaaACGATGTATCCACAAAGCCACCGACACAGAATACGCTGTCAAG ATGATtgacaagaccagtacggaccCCTCTGAAGAGATTGAGATTCTTCTTAGATATGGACAGCACCCAAACATCATAACACTGAAGGAT GTGTATGACAATGGGAAGCAGGTGTTCATGGTGACGGAGCTCATGCGTGGAGGAGAGCTGCTGGATCGGATCCTGAAACAGAAATTCTTCTCGGAGAGAGAGGCCAGCGCTGTGCTTCACACCATCACCAAGACTGCAGAGTACCTGCACTCACAGGGG GTGGTGCACAGAGACCTGAAGCCCAGCAACATCCTCTATGTTGACGAGTCGGGGAATCCAGAGTCGATCAGGATCTGTGACTTCGGCTTCGCTAAGCAACTGCGTGCCAACAACGGCCTGCTGATGACCCCGTGCTACACCGCTAACTTTGTAGCTCCTGAG GTGTTGAAGCGTCAGGGCTATGATGAAGGATGTGACATCTGGAGTCTGGGAGTCTTACTGTACACCATGCTGGCTGG TTTTACTCCATTTGCCAACGGACCTGAGGACACCCCAAATGAGATCTTGAACAGGATAGGCAACGGTCACTTCAGTCTGACCGGAGCCAACTGGGACACTGTGTCCGAGGCTGCCAAG GACCTTGTTTCCAAGATGCTTCATGTGGACCCCCATCAGAGACTGACTGCTAAGCAGGTCCTCAAACATCCCTGGATTGCCCAGAGAGACAAGCTACCCAACAGCCAGCTCCCACACCAGGACCCCAAACTGGTCAAG GGTGCGATGGCAGCCACCTACTCTGCCCTGAAGAACTCCCAACCAACTCCAGAGCTCAAGCCCATCGAGAGCTCCTTCCTAGCTCAGAGGCGCGTCAAGAAGCTTCCTTCCACCTCCCTGTAA
- the rps6ka1 gene encoding ribosomal protein S6 kinase alpha-1 isoform X5: protein MWRLIFRTKTRRTRENESRITWREFANNRVTEDGDIKEINITHVVKEGSEKADASQFELLKVLGQGSFGKVFLVRKVTDPDANQLYAMKVLKKATLKVRDRVRTKMERDILADVNHPFVVKLHYAFQTEGKLYLILDFLRGGDLFTRLSKEVMFTEEDVKFYLAELALGLDHLHSLGIIYRDLKPENILLDEEGHIKLTDFGLCKEAIDHEKKAYSFCGTVEYMAPEVVNRQGHDHSADWWSFGVLMFEMLTGSLPFQGKDRKETMSLILKARLGMPQFLSAEAQSLLRALFKRNPSNRLGSCADGAEEIKRHGFFSTIDWNKLFRRELKPPFKPAVARPDDTFYFDSEFTSRTPKDSPGVPPSAGAHQLFRGFSFIASTLLEEEGSVESVKPPPHPVVQQLHGKNLLFSDGYILKEDIGMGSFSVCKRCIHKATDTEYAVKMIDKTSTDPSEEIEILLRYGQHPNIITLKDVYDNGKQVFMVTELMRGGELLDRILKQKFFSEREASAVLHTITKTAEYLHSQGVVHRDLKPSNILYVDESGNPESIRICDFGFAKQLRANNGLLMTPCYTANFVAPEVLKRQGYDEGCDIWSLGVLLYTMLAGFTPFANGPEDTPNEILNRIGNGHFSLTGANWDTVSEAAKDLVSKMLHVDPHQRLTAKQVLKHPWIAQRDKLPNSQLPHQDPKLVKGAMAATYSALKNSQPTPELKPIESSFLAQRRVKKLPSTSL from the exons ATGTGGAGGCTCATATTCCGTACCAAAACCCGTCGCACACGAGAG AACGAGTCTCGTATCACCTGGAGGGAATTTGCCAATAACAGAGTCACG GAAGATGGAGACATCAAGGAGATCAACATTACCCATGTGGTCAAGGAGGGCTCAGAGAAGGCCGATGCCTCTCAGTTTGAACTGCTCAAAGTGTTGGGACAAGGATCCTTTGGCAAG GTGTTCCTGGTGCGAAAGGTGACCGACCCCGATGCCAATCAGCTCTATGCCATGAAGGTCCTCAAGAAGGCCACGCTCAAAG TGAGAGACCGTGTGAGAAccaagatggagagagacatcCTCGCAGATGTCAACCACCCATTTGTTGTCAAACTGCACTATG CATTTCAGACTGAAGGGAAGTTGTACTTGATCCTTGACTTTCTCAGAGGAGGAGATCTCTTCACCAGACTCTCCAAAGAG gtGATGTTCACAGAGGAGGATGTCAAGTTTTATCTAGCAGAGCTGGCATTAGGGCTGGACCACCTCCACAGCCTGGGCATCATTTACAGGGACCTCAAACCTGAAAA catTCTCCTGGATGAGGAGGGACATATCAAACTAACAG ATTTTGGCTTGTGTAAAGAAGCCATTGATCATGAGAAGAAAGCCTATTCCTTCTGTGGTACTGTGGAGTACATGGCACCAGAGGTTGTGAACAGGCAGGGACACGACCACAGCGCCGACTGGTGGTCATTTGGAGTACTAATG TTTGAGATGCTGACCGGATCGTTGCCATTTCAAGGGAAGGACCGCAAAGAAACTATGAGCCTGATTCTGAA GGCACGTCTGGGAATGCCTCAGTTCCTGAGTGCAGAGGCTCAGTCTCTGCTCAGGGCTTTGTTCAAGAGGAACCCTTCCAACAGACTGG GATCTTGTGCTGATGGTGCTGAGGAGATCAAACGGCATGGTTTCTTCTCCACCATAGACTGGAAT AAACTCTTCAGAAGAGAATTAAAACCTCCATTCAAACCGGCGGTGGCGCGTCCGGACGACACCTTCTACTTTGACTCCGAGTTCACCTCCCGCACCCCAAAAG ACTCCCCTGGTGTGCCCCCCAGTGCCGGAGCTCACCAGCTCTTCAGAGGCTTCAGCTTCATTGCATCGACTCTGTTGGAGGAGGAAGGTTCAGTGGAATCAGTCAAGCCCCCGCCGCACCCAGTGGTCCAG caaTTACACGGGAAGAATTTGCTGTTCAGCGACGGCTACATATTGAAGGAAGACATCGGCATGggctccttctctgtctgtaaACGATGTATCCACAAAGCCACCGACACAGAATACGCTGTCAAG ATGATtgacaagaccagtacggaccCCTCTGAAGAGATTGAGATTCTTCTTAGATATGGACAGCACCCAAACATCATAACACTGAAGGAT GTGTATGACAATGGGAAGCAGGTGTTCATGGTGACGGAGCTCATGCGTGGAGGAGAGCTGCTGGATCGGATCCTGAAACAGAAATTCTTCTCGGAGAGAGAGGCCAGCGCTGTGCTTCACACCATCACCAAGACTGCAGAGTACCTGCACTCACAGGGG GTGGTGCACAGAGACCTGAAGCCCAGCAACATCCTCTATGTTGACGAGTCGGGGAATCCAGAGTCGATCAGGATCTGTGACTTCGGCTTCGCTAAGCAACTGCGTGCCAACAACGGCCTGCTGATGACCCCGTGCTACACCGCTAACTTTGTAGCTCCTGAG GTGTTGAAGCGTCAGGGCTATGATGAAGGATGTGACATCTGGAGTCTGGGAGTCTTACTGTACACCATGCTGGCTGG TTTTACTCCATTTGCCAACGGACCTGAGGACACCCCAAATGAGATCTTGAACAGGATAGGCAACGGTCACTTCAGTCTGACCGGAGCCAACTGGGACACTGTGTCCGAGGCTGCCAAG GACCTTGTTTCCAAGATGCTTCATGTGGACCCCCATCAGAGACTGACTGCTAAGCAGGTCCTCAAACATCCCTGGATTGCCCAGAGAGACAAGCTACCCAACAGCCAGCTCCCACACCAGGACCCCAAACTGGTCAAG GGTGCGATGGCAGCCACCTACTCTGCCCTGAAGAACTCCCAACCAACTCCAGAGCTCAAGCCCATCGAGAGCTCCTTCCTAGCTCAGAGGCGCGTCAAGAAGCTTCCTTCCACCTCCCTGTAA
- the rps6ka1 gene encoding ribosomal protein S6 kinase alpha-1 isoform X3, which yields MEKDKRKFNLSRLLTLYLFKKDKALAGSPAHGNGCRSTAATASSTDASPAPRNHWREDGDIKEINITHVVKEGSEKADASQFELLKVLGQGSFGKVFLVRKVTDPDANQLYAMKVLKKATLKVRDRVRTKMERDILADVNHPFVVKLHYAFQTEGKLYLILDFLRGGDLFTRLSKEVMFTEEDVKFYLAELALGLDHLHSLGIIYRDLKPENILLDEEGHIKLTDFGLCKEAIDHEKKAYSFCGTVEYMAPEVVNRQGHDHSADWWSFGVLMFEMLTGSLPFQGKDRKETMSLILKARLGMPQFLSAEAQSLLRALFKRNPSNRLGSCADGAEEIKRHGFFSTIDWNKLFRRELKPPFKPAVARPDDTFYFDSEFTSRTPKDSPGVPPSAGAHQLFRGFSFIASTLLEEEGSVESVKPPPHPVVQQLHGKNLLFSDGYILKEDIGMGSFSVCKRCIHKATDTEYAVKMIDKTSTDPSEEIEILLRYGQHPNIITLKDVYDNGKQVFMVTELMRGGELLDRILKQKFFSEREASAVLHTITKTAEYLHSQGVVHRDLKPSNILYVDESGNPESIRICDFGFAKQLRANNGLLMTPCYTANFVAPEVLKRQGYDEGCDIWSLGVLLYTMLAGFTPFANGPEDTPNEILNRIGNGHFSLTGANWDTVSEAAKDLVSKMLHVDPHQRLTAKQVLKHPWIAQRDKLPNSQLPHQDPKLVKGAMAATYSALKNSQPTPELKPIESSFLAQRRVKKLPSTSL from the exons ATGGAAAAGGACAAGAGAAAGTTCAACCTGAGCCGCTTGCTCACCCTCTACCTGTTCAAAAAGGACAAAGCCTTGGCTGGCAGCCCCGCACACGGTAACGGCTGCAGATCCACGGCTgcgacagccagcagcactgACGCCTCACCTGCGCCGAGGAACCACTGGAGG GAAGATGGAGACATCAAGGAGATCAACATTACCCATGTGGTCAAGGAGGGCTCAGAGAAGGCCGATGCCTCTCAGTTTGAACTGCTCAAAGTGTTGGGACAAGGATCCTTTGGCAAG GTGTTCCTGGTGCGAAAGGTGACCGACCCCGATGCCAATCAGCTCTATGCCATGAAGGTCCTCAAGAAGGCCACGCTCAAAG TGAGAGACCGTGTGAGAAccaagatggagagagacatcCTCGCAGATGTCAACCACCCATTTGTTGTCAAACTGCACTATG CATTTCAGACTGAAGGGAAGTTGTACTTGATCCTTGACTTTCTCAGAGGAGGAGATCTCTTCACCAGACTCTCCAAAGAG gtGATGTTCACAGAGGAGGATGTCAAGTTTTATCTAGCAGAGCTGGCATTAGGGCTGGACCACCTCCACAGCCTGGGCATCATTTACAGGGACCTCAAACCTGAAAA catTCTCCTGGATGAGGAGGGACATATCAAACTAACAG ATTTTGGCTTGTGTAAAGAAGCCATTGATCATGAGAAGAAAGCCTATTCCTTCTGTGGTACTGTGGAGTACATGGCACCAGAGGTTGTGAACAGGCAGGGACACGACCACAGCGCCGACTGGTGGTCATTTGGAGTACTAATG TTTGAGATGCTGACCGGATCGTTGCCATTTCAAGGGAAGGACCGCAAAGAAACTATGAGCCTGATTCTGAA GGCACGTCTGGGAATGCCTCAGTTCCTGAGTGCAGAGGCTCAGTCTCTGCTCAGGGCTTTGTTCAAGAGGAACCCTTCCAACAGACTGG GATCTTGTGCTGATGGTGCTGAGGAGATCAAACGGCATGGTTTCTTCTCCACCATAGACTGGAAT AAACTCTTCAGAAGAGAATTAAAACCTCCATTCAAACCGGCGGTGGCGCGTCCGGACGACACCTTCTACTTTGACTCCGAGTTCACCTCCCGCACCCCAAAAG ACTCCCCTGGTGTGCCCCCCAGTGCCGGAGCTCACCAGCTCTTCAGAGGCTTCAGCTTCATTGCATCGACTCTGTTGGAGGAGGAAGGTTCAGTGGAATCAGTCAAGCCCCCGCCGCACCCAGTGGTCCAG caaTTACACGGGAAGAATTTGCTGTTCAGCGACGGCTACATATTGAAGGAAGACATCGGCATGggctccttctctgtctgtaaACGATGTATCCACAAAGCCACCGACACAGAATACGCTGTCAAG ATGATtgacaagaccagtacggaccCCTCTGAAGAGATTGAGATTCTTCTTAGATATGGACAGCACCCAAACATCATAACACTGAAGGAT GTGTATGACAATGGGAAGCAGGTGTTCATGGTGACGGAGCTCATGCGTGGAGGAGAGCTGCTGGATCGGATCCTGAAACAGAAATTCTTCTCGGAGAGAGAGGCCAGCGCTGTGCTTCACACCATCACCAAGACTGCAGAGTACCTGCACTCACAGGGG GTGGTGCACAGAGACCTGAAGCCCAGCAACATCCTCTATGTTGACGAGTCGGGGAATCCAGAGTCGATCAGGATCTGTGACTTCGGCTTCGCTAAGCAACTGCGTGCCAACAACGGCCTGCTGATGACCCCGTGCTACACCGCTAACTTTGTAGCTCCTGAG GTGTTGAAGCGTCAGGGCTATGATGAAGGATGTGACATCTGGAGTCTGGGAGTCTTACTGTACACCATGCTGGCTGG TTTTACTCCATTTGCCAACGGACCTGAGGACACCCCAAATGAGATCTTGAACAGGATAGGCAACGGTCACTTCAGTCTGACCGGAGCCAACTGGGACACTGTGTCCGAGGCTGCCAAG GACCTTGTTTCCAAGATGCTTCATGTGGACCCCCATCAGAGACTGACTGCTAAGCAGGTCCTCAAACATCCCTGGATTGCCCAGAGAGACAAGCTACCCAACAGCCAGCTCCCACACCAGGACCCCAAACTGGTCAAG GGTGCGATGGCAGCCACCTACTCTGCCCTGAAGAACTCCCAACCAACTCCAGAGCTCAAGCCCATCGAGAGCTCCTTCCTAGCTCAGAGGCGCGTCAAGAAGCTTCCTTCCACCTCCCTGTAA
- the rps6ka1 gene encoding ribosomal protein S6 kinase alpha-1 isoform X2, with amino-acid sequence MLEVLLRSLVQIQASLADFYLNGLLEGGKVDPDLDSDDDERPSFSQNGQSTAEDGVTPAVKEDGDIKEINITHVVKEGSEKADASQFELLKVLGQGSFGKVFLVRKVTDPDANQLYAMKVLKKATLKVRDRVRTKMERDILADVNHPFVVKLHYAFQTEGKLYLILDFLRGGDLFTRLSKEVMFTEEDVKFYLAELALGLDHLHSLGIIYRDLKPENILLDEEGHIKLTDFGLCKEAIDHEKKAYSFCGTVEYMAPEVVNRQGHDHSADWWSFGVLMFEMLTGSLPFQGKDRKETMSLILKARLGMPQFLSAEAQSLLRALFKRNPSNRLGSCADGAEEIKRHGFFSTIDWNKLFRRELKPPFKPAVARPDDTFYFDSEFTSRTPKDSPGVPPSAGAHQLFRGFSFIASTLLEEEGSVESVKPPPHPVVQQLHGKNLLFSDGYILKEDIGMGSFSVCKRCIHKATDTEYAVKMIDKTSTDPSEEIEILLRYGQHPNIITLKDVYDNGKQVFMVTELMRGGELLDRILKQKFFSEREASAVLHTITKTAEYLHSQGVVHRDLKPSNILYVDESGNPESIRICDFGFAKQLRANNGLLMTPCYTANFVAPEVLKRQGYDEGCDIWSLGVLLYTMLAGFTPFANGPEDTPNEILNRIGNGHFSLTGANWDTVSEAAKDLVSKMLHVDPHQRLTAKQVLKHPWIAQRDKLPNSQLPHQDPKLVKGAMAATYSALKNSQPTPELKPIESSFLAQRRVKKLPSTSL; translated from the exons GAAGATGGAGACATCAAGGAGATCAACATTACCCATGTGGTCAAGGAGGGCTCAGAGAAGGCCGATGCCTCTCAGTTTGAACTGCTCAAAGTGTTGGGACAAGGATCCTTTGGCAAG GTGTTCCTGGTGCGAAAGGTGACCGACCCCGATGCCAATCAGCTCTATGCCATGAAGGTCCTCAAGAAGGCCACGCTCAAAG TGAGAGACCGTGTGAGAAccaagatggagagagacatcCTCGCAGATGTCAACCACCCATTTGTTGTCAAACTGCACTATG CATTTCAGACTGAAGGGAAGTTGTACTTGATCCTTGACTTTCTCAGAGGAGGAGATCTCTTCACCAGACTCTCCAAAGAG gtGATGTTCACAGAGGAGGATGTCAAGTTTTATCTAGCAGAGCTGGCATTAGGGCTGGACCACCTCCACAGCCTGGGCATCATTTACAGGGACCTCAAACCTGAAAA catTCTCCTGGATGAGGAGGGACATATCAAACTAACAG ATTTTGGCTTGTGTAAAGAAGCCATTGATCATGAGAAGAAAGCCTATTCCTTCTGTGGTACTGTGGAGTACATGGCACCAGAGGTTGTGAACAGGCAGGGACACGACCACAGCGCCGACTGGTGGTCATTTGGAGTACTAATG TTTGAGATGCTGACCGGATCGTTGCCATTTCAAGGGAAGGACCGCAAAGAAACTATGAGCCTGATTCTGAA GGCACGTCTGGGAATGCCTCAGTTCCTGAGTGCAGAGGCTCAGTCTCTGCTCAGGGCTTTGTTCAAGAGGAACCCTTCCAACAGACTGG GATCTTGTGCTGATGGTGCTGAGGAGATCAAACGGCATGGTTTCTTCTCCACCATAGACTGGAAT AAACTCTTCAGAAGAGAATTAAAACCTCCATTCAAACCGGCGGTGGCGCGTCCGGACGACACCTTCTACTTTGACTCCGAGTTCACCTCCCGCACCCCAAAAG ACTCCCCTGGTGTGCCCCCCAGTGCCGGAGCTCACCAGCTCTTCAGAGGCTTCAGCTTCATTGCATCGACTCTGTTGGAGGAGGAAGGTTCAGTGGAATCAGTCAAGCCCCCGCCGCACCCAGTGGTCCAG caaTTACACGGGAAGAATTTGCTGTTCAGCGACGGCTACATATTGAAGGAAGACATCGGCATGggctccttctctgtctgtaaACGATGTATCCACAAAGCCACCGACACAGAATACGCTGTCAAG ATGATtgacaagaccagtacggaccCCTCTGAAGAGATTGAGATTCTTCTTAGATATGGACAGCACCCAAACATCATAACACTGAAGGAT GTGTATGACAATGGGAAGCAGGTGTTCATGGTGACGGAGCTCATGCGTGGAGGAGAGCTGCTGGATCGGATCCTGAAACAGAAATTCTTCTCGGAGAGAGAGGCCAGCGCTGTGCTTCACACCATCACCAAGACTGCAGAGTACCTGCACTCACAGGGG GTGGTGCACAGAGACCTGAAGCCCAGCAACATCCTCTATGTTGACGAGTCGGGGAATCCAGAGTCGATCAGGATCTGTGACTTCGGCTTCGCTAAGCAACTGCGTGCCAACAACGGCCTGCTGATGACCCCGTGCTACACCGCTAACTTTGTAGCTCCTGAG GTGTTGAAGCGTCAGGGCTATGATGAAGGATGTGACATCTGGAGTCTGGGAGTCTTACTGTACACCATGCTGGCTGG TTTTACTCCATTTGCCAACGGACCTGAGGACACCCCAAATGAGATCTTGAACAGGATAGGCAACGGTCACTTCAGTCTGACCGGAGCCAACTGGGACACTGTGTCCGAGGCTGCCAAG GACCTTGTTTCCAAGATGCTTCATGTGGACCCCCATCAGAGACTGACTGCTAAGCAGGTCCTCAAACATCCCTGGATTGCCCAGAGAGACAAGCTACCCAACAGCCAGCTCCCACACCAGGACCCCAAACTGGTCAAG GGTGCGATGGCAGCCACCTACTCTGCCCTGAAGAACTCCCAACCAACTCCAGAGCTCAAGCCCATCGAGAGCTCCTTCCTAGCTCAGAGGCGCGTCAAGAAGCTTCCTTCCACCTCCCTGTAA
- the rps6ka1 gene encoding ribosomal protein S6 kinase alpha-1 isoform X4 — protein sequence MPLAQIAEPWPTMELLQVETENGQSTAEDGVTPAVKEDGDIKEINITHVVKEGSEKADASQFELLKVLGQGSFGKVFLVRKVTDPDANQLYAMKVLKKATLKVRDRVRTKMERDILADVNHPFVVKLHYAFQTEGKLYLILDFLRGGDLFTRLSKEVMFTEEDVKFYLAELALGLDHLHSLGIIYRDLKPENILLDEEGHIKLTDFGLCKEAIDHEKKAYSFCGTVEYMAPEVVNRQGHDHSADWWSFGVLMFEMLTGSLPFQGKDRKETMSLILKARLGMPQFLSAEAQSLLRALFKRNPSNRLGSCADGAEEIKRHGFFSTIDWNKLFRRELKPPFKPAVARPDDTFYFDSEFTSRTPKDSPGVPPSAGAHQLFRGFSFIASTLLEEEGSVESVKPPPHPVVQQLHGKNLLFSDGYILKEDIGMGSFSVCKRCIHKATDTEYAVKMIDKTSTDPSEEIEILLRYGQHPNIITLKDVYDNGKQVFMVTELMRGGELLDRILKQKFFSEREASAVLHTITKTAEYLHSQGVVHRDLKPSNILYVDESGNPESIRICDFGFAKQLRANNGLLMTPCYTANFVAPEVLKRQGYDEGCDIWSLGVLLYTMLAGFTPFANGPEDTPNEILNRIGNGHFSLTGANWDTVSEAAKDLVSKMLHVDPHQRLTAKQVLKHPWIAQRDKLPNSQLPHQDPKLVKGAMAATYSALKNSQPTPELKPIESSFLAQRRVKKLPSTSL from the exons GAAGATGGAGACATCAAGGAGATCAACATTACCCATGTGGTCAAGGAGGGCTCAGAGAAGGCCGATGCCTCTCAGTTTGAACTGCTCAAAGTGTTGGGACAAGGATCCTTTGGCAAG GTGTTCCTGGTGCGAAAGGTGACCGACCCCGATGCCAATCAGCTCTATGCCATGAAGGTCCTCAAGAAGGCCACGCTCAAAG TGAGAGACCGTGTGAGAAccaagatggagagagacatcCTCGCAGATGTCAACCACCCATTTGTTGTCAAACTGCACTATG CATTTCAGACTGAAGGGAAGTTGTACTTGATCCTTGACTTTCTCAGAGGAGGAGATCTCTTCACCAGACTCTCCAAAGAG gtGATGTTCACAGAGGAGGATGTCAAGTTTTATCTAGCAGAGCTGGCATTAGGGCTGGACCACCTCCACAGCCTGGGCATCATTTACAGGGACCTCAAACCTGAAAA catTCTCCTGGATGAGGAGGGACATATCAAACTAACAG ATTTTGGCTTGTGTAAAGAAGCCATTGATCATGAGAAGAAAGCCTATTCCTTCTGTGGTACTGTGGAGTACATGGCACCAGAGGTTGTGAACAGGCAGGGACACGACCACAGCGCCGACTGGTGGTCATTTGGAGTACTAATG TTTGAGATGCTGACCGGATCGTTGCCATTTCAAGGGAAGGACCGCAAAGAAACTATGAGCCTGATTCTGAA GGCACGTCTGGGAATGCCTCAGTTCCTGAGTGCAGAGGCTCAGTCTCTGCTCAGGGCTTTGTTCAAGAGGAACCCTTCCAACAGACTGG GATCTTGTGCTGATGGTGCTGAGGAGATCAAACGGCATGGTTTCTTCTCCACCATAGACTGGAAT AAACTCTTCAGAAGAGAATTAAAACCTCCATTCAAACCGGCGGTGGCGCGTCCGGACGACACCTTCTACTTTGACTCCGAGTTCACCTCCCGCACCCCAAAAG ACTCCCCTGGTGTGCCCCCCAGTGCCGGAGCTCACCAGCTCTTCAGAGGCTTCAGCTTCATTGCATCGACTCTGTTGGAGGAGGAAGGTTCAGTGGAATCAGTCAAGCCCCCGCCGCACCCAGTGGTCCAG caaTTACACGGGAAGAATTTGCTGTTCAGCGACGGCTACATATTGAAGGAAGACATCGGCATGggctccttctctgtctgtaaACGATGTATCCACAAAGCCACCGACACAGAATACGCTGTCAAG ATGATtgacaagaccagtacggaccCCTCTGAAGAGATTGAGATTCTTCTTAGATATGGACAGCACCCAAACATCATAACACTGAAGGAT GTGTATGACAATGGGAAGCAGGTGTTCATGGTGACGGAGCTCATGCGTGGAGGAGAGCTGCTGGATCGGATCCTGAAACAGAAATTCTTCTCGGAGAGAGAGGCCAGCGCTGTGCTTCACACCATCACCAAGACTGCAGAGTACCTGCACTCACAGGGG GTGGTGCACAGAGACCTGAAGCCCAGCAACATCCTCTATGTTGACGAGTCGGGGAATCCAGAGTCGATCAGGATCTGTGACTTCGGCTTCGCTAAGCAACTGCGTGCCAACAACGGCCTGCTGATGACCCCGTGCTACACCGCTAACTTTGTAGCTCCTGAG GTGTTGAAGCGTCAGGGCTATGATGAAGGATGTGACATCTGGAGTCTGGGAGTCTTACTGTACACCATGCTGGCTGG TTTTACTCCATTTGCCAACGGACCTGAGGACACCCCAAATGAGATCTTGAACAGGATAGGCAACGGTCACTTCAGTCTGACCGGAGCCAACTGGGACACTGTGTCCGAGGCTGCCAAG GACCTTGTTTCCAAGATGCTTCATGTGGACCCCCATCAGAGACTGACTGCTAAGCAGGTCCTCAAACATCCCTGGATTGCCCAGAGAGACAAGCTACCCAACAGCCAGCTCCCACACCAGGACCCCAAACTGGTCAAG GGTGCGATGGCAGCCACCTACTCTGCCCTGAAGAACTCCCAACCAACTCCAGAGCTCAAGCCCATCGAGAGCTCCTTCCTAGCTCAGAGGCGCGTCAAGAAGCTTCCTTCCACCTCCCTGTAA